A stretch of DNA from Aciduliprofundum sp. MAR08-339:
TACGGAGCTTTGGAGGGCCCTTTATCAAAATTTGTGCTGGATTGGGGCACTCTAATACCCCTTTATTTTCTTCCAAAACGAAGAATGACACTCATAACCCCCGCAAGGGGCATAAAAAAAGAAGAACTTGTGAAATTTGGAGAGTTTCTTGCAAAAGTTCTAGAGAGGAGAAATGAAAGATTTGCCCTGATTGTGAGTGCTGATCACGCCCACGCTCACAGTGAATGTGGGCCATATGGATATCATAAGGACGCGGAGAAATATGACAGAATCATAATGCAATCTCTGGAGACTCCAGAAAGTATACTTTCCATAGATGAGGATTTGATTGAGAATGCAAAGCCGGACAGTTACTGGCAACTTCTAATGCTCCTTGGTGCTCTAAGAATGAAAAAATTAAGGCTCCGATACAAAGTTTACCAGAGACCCACATACTTTGGAATGGGAGTTGCATGGTACGGATAAGTGCCGCGGGCCGGAATCGAACCGGCGACCTTCAGATCTTCAGTCTGACGCTCTCCCTGCTGAGCTACCGCGGCCCAAAGCCATGAAGGAAAAGGTGGATTTAAAATTTACGATGGCCGAAAGATTTATTTTACCCTTCAGTATAAGGGTAAGATAGGCATAGCGGGGTGGGGTAGCCAGGAAATCCCGCCGGGCTCATAAAGCCCCTTTGGAAAAGGTGATTTACCCCAAAGGGGCCTGTGAGACCCGGAGATCGGTGGTTCAAATCCACCCCCCGCTACTTTTATCACCGTTCATATGTTGCATTTTTCCCTGTTAGAGAAACATTTGCACACCACCATTTTATTACGAGATGATAAAACCCTGGGTTTAGGTCACCCAGAAAGTTCAAGATTATACACTCCCCCCCTCTCATGTGCAGAGAGGGTTCATTGATACTTTGGTATACTTCCTCACAACAGGGTCATAACAGCTATACCTGCAAATATCAGAAGCATGCCAAGGATCTTGGTAGTGGATAATTTCTCACCTATCAAAAAGTATGCAAAAAGAGCAACTATGAAGGCGTTGGATGCAGATATCGCAACCGTTGGCCCTGCAGGACCCTTGCTAAGGGCAATCTTTATTGAGTACATACCAATGGCAAGCGCAAATCCGGCAAATATGGGTAGGAGAAGATAAAGTGGAGGTGTGGCTCTCAAATTGCTCTGAAAAGTTCCCTGATACCAGAAATACCCAAGAAATGCAAGCCCCATCAGCCCAACGGCTAGCCATAGAATTACTGATGTGAATATACTGTCCATATTATAATATCCGGCCATCTTTACCAGAAAATTCGTCAAACCGAACATCAACATGGTTATGAGCGCATATACCCACCACTGCATAGAACCCGTATCGGGAAGTAGGATAAAAATTTAAGTAGAGTTTCGTTATATCCAATTGAACATAACGGAGGTATGAACATGAGAAGAATGGTGGGTGTGATTGCAATAGTGATACTCCTGCTGGGGGTGGCCATAGGGTATTACTACATTTCTGTACAGAATTCATCGGAGAAAAGCATAAGAATTCTCGCAGCAGGAAGTCTGGCCGTACCCCTAAAGGATATGGCCTCAAAATTTGAGAAGGAATACGGAATCAAGGTATACATAGAAACTGCTGGAAGCATACAGACAGTTAAGAAGGTTAGTGAACTTGGAGTTAGAGCGGATATCGTGGCTGTAGCGGACTACATGGCCATAAAATCCTATCTCATTCCCAAATACACGAACTGGTACATAAAATTCGCAAAAAACGAACTTGTTATAGTCTATACAAACCACAGCAGGTACTCATCCATAATAAATTCCACAAACTGGATGAGCATACTCCAGAAAAGGGATGTTCGCATAGGATTCTCATCACCCAACGACGATCCATGCGGATACCGGGCTGTGATGCTTTTCTATCTGGCCCAGTTAAAGTACGACACGGGAGTTTTCAATAACATCATACTCAACAACACAGGCATGAGAGTAGAAAACGGGACAATAATAGTGCCCCCGGATTCTTCCCTTCTGAAATCCACAGGGAAAATATTCATAAAACAGAAATCTGTGGATCTGCTTGCTGATGTTGAAAGCGGAAACATAGATTACGCCATTGAGTACCTCTCTGTGGCAAAACAGCACCACCTAAACTACGTACGCCTATCAGATTACGTGAATCTGGCAAATTCATCCCTGACTTCATGGTACCAACATGCCAAGGTTAAACTGGCAGATGGCAGGATCATGCAGGGAAGACCTATAAATTACGCACTTACCGTGCCATTCAACGCTCCGCACAAGGATTACGCCTACAAGTTCGTGAATTTCCTTCTTGGAAATGAGGGAAAGAATATATTGGAAAAGTGCGGACAGGAGCCCATATACGAAGAATACGGAAACGTTCCACAGGAGGTCAAGCGTTGAAAAACTATGCATTTCCCCTTCTCATTATTCTTTTAACCGCCATGTTCTTTGGCTCTATCCCATTTCTCGCAGTGCTATTTTTATCCACATTTCTTTTGATCTTGAAATCCAGAGACTGGAGATACATCATAGCCATAGCCCTTGGATTTCTGTGCATTATAAACCCCATACTTGGGCTGGTCTCAATACTGGCACTTATCCTTTTCTTGGAGCAGGATAATTTCTACCGTGCCGCATATCTCGCTGGCTCATTTTTCATCGTATTTATTTTGTTCCCAATACTCAATTTGCTCCTTTATTTCTCTCCATCTTCCATATACGATTCCTCACTCATAAACTCCATAATGGTGAGTTTTGTTGCATCCACCGCCTCAACTCTCATAGCGCTCGTCTTTGCCCTTCCTCTGGGCTACGTACTTGCAAGAAAAAAATTCCCGGGAAAGAGTGTTGTTGAAAGCATAATAGACCTACCAATTGTGATCCCTCACACCGTTGCGGGTATAATTCTGCTGCTTGTGTTTGGCCTCTCGGGGATATGGGGCGCACCCCTTGAGGAACTTGGGGTAAGATTTTACTACGCCATGCCGGGTATAATTGTGGCGATGTTGTTCGTAAGCGCCCCCTTTCTCATAAATCAGGTGAAAGAAGGTGTCAAAAAAATAGATGAGAGGTACGAGTTCATAGCCATGAATCTGGGTGCCTCCCGGGCAAGGGCCTTCATGGATGTGATCATACCTCAAATAAAGGGCAACATAATGACGGGCGCGGTAAACACCTGGGCTAGGGCCATAAGCGAGTTTGGTGCCGTTATGATGATCGCCTTCTATCCCATGGTGGCTCCCACTTACATCTATTTCCTGTACACAAATTACGGGCTTAGCAGGGCACTCCCAGCCACGGCATTTCTGCTGCTTCTAACCCTTGGGGTATTTCTGGGTATGCGCTTTGCATCGGAGAGGATGAAAAATGCTTGAGATAAAAGACCTGAAGGTGAAGGTGGGCGAGTTCAATATTGATGTGAAAAAACTGAAACTTGAAGATAGGGATTATCTCATCATTGTTGGTCCTACTGGAGCGGGAAAGACAGTGCTTCTGGAAACCATTGCAGGATTTTACACTCCAATTAAGGGCAAGATCATATTGAACGGAAAGGATATAACAGCTTCACCACCCAACAGGAGGGAGATATCCATAGTTTATCAGGATTACATGCTCTTTCCCCATATGACCGTGAGGGAGAACATAGAGTACCCTCTGAAATTGAGAAAGATAAATGGGAATGTGGAAGAACTTGCCAGAAAACTTGGAATAGAGAAACTTTTGGATAGATACCCTCCCACCTTGAGTGGCGGGGAGTTACAGCGTGCAGCAATTGCCAGAGCGGTTATCCTAAAGCCCAAACTTCTGCTTCTTGACGAGCCATTCAGCGCTTTGGATCCAAAGATGCGTGATTCTGCCCGAGCACTTGTAAGGGATTTCATAGCAGAACTTGGAATTGATACCATTCATGTGACCCATGATTTCTCGGATGCATGGGTCATAGGAAATAAACTGGCAGTTATGAGAGATGGGCAAATAGTAAGATACGGCCCTGTTGATGAAGTATTTGCAGATCCACGGAACGATTTTGTTGCATCTTTCCTTGGCTCTACAAACATTCTCAACGGAAGAGTGGTGGAAAATGATGACCTGACAAAAATAAAAATAAACGGAATAGCAGTATTCACGGTGGATTCTGCACAGATTGGAAGGAGGGTGCTCTTATCCGTAAGACCTGAAAACATCGTACTATCAAAGGAAGAACCCCGCGGATCACAGAGAAATGTGCTCTTGCTTGAAATCAAAGGTATGAGAAAGGAGGGTCACATAGTTTGGATAGATCTGGGAAATGAGAATCTGAACCTTAAGGCCATTCTAACTCCGAATGCCGTGGAAAGCATGGGTCTCACCGTGGGAATGCGAGTATACACATCGTTCAAGGCATCTGCCACAAGGATAGTGAGGGTACTATAGCCCGTCTCCGGGTAATCCTATCATTTTTCAAGGATTACCAGCCAGGCGGGCAAAAAGTCCATGGGTGGAGAAAACTTAAATTTTTTGCAGCCATGGGGAAGTATGAAGTATCTTGCTCTGGACATAATAACACTAATCCTGGCAATTTTGGGATTTGCCTACTTTTATGGAGATCTCATCTCTGGAAACTTCAACACTCTCGCCCTCATATATTTCGTTATCCTAGCAATTGGATACTTTGGCGCCATCCACATGCTCCACATAGGCACAAAAAGATTGATTGAAAAACTTGCAGAAGATATGAACTGCCAGTTCATAGATTCTGGGAAATATGCATTGAGCCACCGCATAAAATGCAAGGATATGATCATAGAATTCAATCTGAGGGGAAGTTACACCCCGGCCTCTATTCACATCTCCATGTTCGGAAAGTTTCATGAGGCAGATATAAGGGGTGGTGATAAAAAATCCAGAAAATTTGCAGAAAAACTTCAGAGATTGCAGAAAAAGTGGAGAGTTCGCGTTAATGATGCATACGTTTCGGAAGAGAAGGCAGAGGCAATAATAACCAAGTTTCCCTACGATGAAGAAAAATTGAAGGGCATAATTGAAGAATTCAGGCAAATCGTGATCAGGGTATGATCTCCGTGGTGTTGTTGAAGGCCGGGTAATAAAAATCCTCCTTTTTGTACATTCCCTCCTCAATCAAGTTCTCTATGACCTCTCTTGCCCTTTTCATTTCCCCCACAAGATGCCTCACTGTGCCGCATATTTTATTGAAACCCTCCATACCCCAGTATCTCTCCTTGTTGGCAAATAGACATCTACCCCCACAGATTGGGTATATATCGCAGGACTTGCACGGTTCATCCACATCCACCGAGTTTCTTAGCTCCTTCGGTGTTTTATTCCATATATCACCCAGGTTATTCCACTCGTACTCGCCTCCTATGGGGCAGGCTAAAATTCTCCCATCCGTTGTTATGGCAAATGCATCCCTTCCCGCACCACATGGTAAACCATCCTCTTGAAACAGCATTCTCTTTATCACGCCCTGAAAAGGCACAATACCAGGAATATTGCTCCTTTCAATCTCTCCAATCCACCAATCCGTAAGGCGCGTT
This window harbors:
- a CDS encoding EamA family transporter — its product is MQWWVYALITMLMFGLTNFLVKMAGYYNMDSIFTSVILWLAVGLMGLAFLGYFWYQGTFQSNLRATPPLYLLLPIFAGFALAIGMYSIKIALSKGPAGPTVAISASNAFIVALFAYFLIGEKLSTTKILGMLLIFAGIAVMTLL
- the wtpA gene encoding tungstate ABC transporter substrate-binding protein WtpA translates to MRRMVGVIAIVILLLGVAIGYYYISVQNSSEKSIRILAAGSLAVPLKDMASKFEKEYGIKVYIETAGSIQTVKKVSELGVRADIVAVADYMAIKSYLIPKYTNWYIKFAKNELVIVYTNHSRYSSIINSTNWMSILQKRDVRIGFSSPNDDPCGYRAVMLFYLAQLKYDTGVFNNIILNNTGMRVENGTIIVPPDSSLLKSTGKIFIKQKSVDLLADVESGNIDYAIEYLSVAKQHHLNYVRLSDYVNLANSSLTSWYQHAKVKLADGRIMQGRPINYALTVPFNAPHKDYAYKFVNFLLGNEGKNILEKCGQEPIYEEYGNVPQEVKR
- a CDS encoding ABC transporter permease; the protein is MKNYAFPLLIILLTAMFFGSIPFLAVLFLSTFLLILKSRDWRYIIAIALGFLCIINPILGLVSILALILFLEQDNFYRAAYLAGSFFIVFILFPILNLLLYFSPSSIYDSSLINSIMVSFVASTASTLIALVFALPLGYVLARKKFPGKSVVESIIDLPIVIPHTVAGIILLLVFGLSGIWGAPLEELGVRFYYAMPGIIVAMLFVSAPFLINQVKEGVKKIDERYEFIAMNLGASRARAFMDVIIPQIKGNIMTGAVNTWARAISEFGAVMMIAFYPMVAPTYIYFLYTNYGLSRALPATAFLLLLTLGVFLGMRFASERMKNA
- a CDS encoding ATP-binding cassette domain-containing protein, which encodes MLEIKDLKVKVGEFNIDVKKLKLEDRDYLIIVGPTGAGKTVLLETIAGFYTPIKGKIILNGKDITASPPNRREISIVYQDYMLFPHMTVRENIEYPLKLRKINGNVEELARKLGIEKLLDRYPPTLSGGELQRAAIARAVILKPKLLLLDEPFSALDPKMRDSARALVRDFIAELGIDTIHVTHDFSDAWVIGNKLAVMRDGQIVRYGPVDEVFADPRNDFVASFLGSTNILNGRVVENDDLTKIKINGIAVFTVDSAQIGRRVLLSVRPENIVLSKEEPRGSQRNVLLLEIKGMRKEGHIVWIDLGNENLNLKAILTPNAVESMGLTVGMRVYTSFKASATRIVRVL